One window of Medicago truncatula cultivar Jemalong A17 chromosome 2, MtrunA17r5.0-ANR, whole genome shotgun sequence genomic DNA carries:
- the LOC11423278 gene encoding uncharacterized protein isoform X2 has translation MTSKIPELQSKATQASAEVANHINSHFKLLMERNKHHVQEPPTIEKCQSLAKQLFYTRLASIPHRYDSFWKELDSAKNIMNNMNELNMEKIGTAALFGLECYLWYCGGEIVGRGFTFTGYYV, from the exons ATGACATCAAAGATTCCTGAGCTGCAATCAAAGGCGACTCAAGCATCAGCAGAAGTGGCAAACCATATAAATTCACATTTCAAGCTGTTGATGGAGAGGAACAAACACCATGTCCAAGAACCACCTACTATTGAAAAGTGTCAATCACTGGCCAAACAATTGTTCTATACTCGACTTGCCAG TATTCCTCATCGTTACGATTCATTCTGGAAGGAATTGGACTCTGCTAAGAACATAATGAATAACATGAATGAGTTAAACATGGAGAAAATTGGCACAGCTGCTTTATTCGGACTTGAGTGTTATCTTTGGTATTGTGGGGGTGAGATAGTTGGCAGAGGATTTACATTTACTGGCTACTATGTTTAA
- the LOC11423278 gene encoding uncharacterized protein isoform X1: MTSKIPQLQLKVTQAMRKSMTSNIPHQHSKVTQATSEPMTSKIPQHQSKMTQTMSEFMTSEIPQQQSKMAEAMSEVKKSEIHQQQSKVTHTTSKSMTSKIPELQSKATQASAEVANHINSHFKLLMERNKHHVQEPPTIEKCQSLAKQLFYTRLASIPHRYDSFWKELDSAKNIMNNMNELNMEKIGTAALFGLECYLWYCGGEIVGRGFTFTGYYV; the protein is encoded by the exons ATGACTTCAAAGATTCCTCAGCTGCAATTAAAGGTGACTCAAGCAATGAG GAAATCTATGACATCAAATATTCCTCATCAACATTCAAAGGTGACTCAAGCAACGAG TGAACCCATGACATCCAAGATTCCTCAACATCAATCAAAGATGACTCAAACAATGAG TGAATTCATGACATCAGAGATTCCTCAGCAGCAATCGAAGATGGCTGAAGCAATGAG TGAAGTCAAGAAATCAGAGATTCATCAGCAACAATCAAAGGTGACTCATACAACAAG TAAATCCATGACATCAAAGATTCCTGAGCTGCAATCAAAGGCGACTCAAGCATCAGCAGAAGTGGCAAACCATATAAATTCACATTTCAAGCTGTTGATGGAGAGGAACAAACACCATGTCCAAGAACCACCTACTATTGAAAAGTGTCAATCACTGGCCAAACAATTGTTCTATACTCGACTTGCCAG TATTCCTCATCGTTACGATTCATTCTGGAAGGAATTGGACTCTGCTAAGAACATAATGAATAACATGAATGAGTTAAACATGGAGAAAATTGGCACAGCTGCTTTATTCGGACTTGAGTGTTATCTTTGGTATTGTGGGGGTGAGATAGTTGGCAGAGGATTTACATTTACTGGCTACTATGTTTAA